The Gemmatimonadota bacterium DNA window AACGCGAATAACATTGCCATCAAGCACGGCATGGTCGCGATCATAAGCAATGCTCAAAACTGCGGCTGTGGTATAAGGACCAAAGCCAGGCAGAGATTTGAGTTCGTCGTACGTATCGGGCACTGTGCCACCAAAGTCCATAGCAATAGAATGCGCGGCTTTGTGCAAATTGCGGGCGCGAGCGTAATAGCCCAAACCTTCCCAGGCTTTGAGAACATCATCCTGTGAGGCATTGGCGAGGTCGAAAACCGTGGGAAATCGGTCGAGAAAGCGATGGTAATAGGGAATAACAGTATCGACCTGCGTTTGCTGGAGCATAAACTCAGACAGCAGGATGCGATAGGGATCGTCTGTCTGCCGCCATGGCAGATCGCGTTTGTGTTCGCGATACCAGGTCAGAAGATCGGCGGCGATCTGTGTTTTGAAATCCAGGCGGGACATAAATCACGATTTCTCTGCAATCTTGCGGGCGTGTTCCTGGACGATATTCTGAGGACTGGCCGCAATCAGATTGCGAATAGACAGAATAACAAACACGATGTCATCTCCCAATCCGATATGGGGAAGAATCGCCTCTGGGATAATATCAAAAGGAGAAAGCCCGTATAAAACGGTTAAAATGACAAACACTTTGGGCAATAATGGTATGCGAGAATCCCATAAAAGTCGCCAGGTAAGGCGCAGGTATTTTGGGAGTCGAGAGATGATCGACAATACACCGCGTACGCGCAAGAGACGAAATAGAAGGAGAAAAATACGCACCATGACAATCACCAGAAAGTGGTCAGTAGCCAGTCCCGCCCCCCACCGCAGTTATATAATATAGGAGTTCAGATGTTGTCAATCTGATTTTGAATAATCTCTTGCAGGGCACTGCGCTGAACTTTACCCGTAGAGGTCAACGGGCGGTCTTCCGATGTAATTGGGATAATGCGCGAGGGGGCTTCGTAAGTACTCAGCCCCGGGATTTGGCCTCTTTGTCCGCGTTTGAGAATATCCTGGGCAGCTTCGGACTGGTCGGTCCCAGATCTAAAAATAGCTGCGGCACAAACGTCT harbors:
- a CDS encoding YkvA family protein, with the protein product MVRIFLLLFRLLRVRGVLSIISRLPKYLRLTWRLLWDSRIPLLPKVFVILTVLYGLSPFDIIPEAILPHIGLGDDIVFVILSIRNLIAASPQNIVQEHARKIAEKS